Proteins from a single region of Mus pahari chromosome 2, PAHARI_EIJ_v1.1, whole genome shotgun sequence:
- the Tmem106b gene encoding transmembrane protein 106B: MGKSLSHLPLHSNKEDGYDGVTSTDSMRNGLVSSEVHNEDGRSGDVSQFPYVEFTGRDSVTCPTCQGTGRIPRGQENQLVALIPYSDQRLRPRRTKLYVMASVFVCLLLSGLAVFFLFPRSIEVKYIGVKSAYVSYDAEKRTIYLNITNTLNITNNNYYSVEVENITAQVQFSKTVIGKARLNNITNIGPLDMKQIDYTVPTVIAEEMSYMYDFCTLISIKVHNIVLMMQVTVTTAYFGHSEQISQERYQYVDCGRNTTYQLAQSEYLNVLQPQQ, translated from the exons ATGGGAAAGTCTCTTTCTCACTTACCTTTGCATTCAAATAAAGAAGATGGTTACGATGGCGTGACATCGACAGACAGTATGAGAAACGGATTGGTTAGCAGTGAAGTGCACAACGAAGACGGAAGAAGTGGAGATGTCTCTCAGTTTCCATATGTGGAATTTACTGGAAGAGATAGTGTCACTTGTCCCACTTGCCAAGGAACAGGAAGAATTCCTAGGG GACAAGAAAACCAACTGGTGGCATTGATTCCATATAGTGATCAGCGGTTACGGCCAAGAAGAAC aaagcTGTATGTGATGGCATCTGTGTTTGTCTGCCTGCTCCTGTCTGGATTggctgtgttttttcttttccctcgATCTATTGAGGTGAAGTACATTGGAGTAAAATCAGCCTATGTCAGCTACGATGCTGAAAAGCGaaccatatatttaaatatcacg AACACActaaatataacaaataataactattattctGTTGAAGTTGAAAACATCACTGCTCAAGTCCAGTTTTCAAAAACCGTGATTGGAAAGGCTCGTTTAAACAACATAACTAACATTGGCCCACTTGATATGAAGCAG aTTGATTATACAGTACCCACAGTTATTGCAGAGGAAATGAGTTACATGTA CGATTTCTGTACACTGATCTCCATCAAAGTACACAACATAGTACTCATGATGCA AGTTACTGTAACAACAGCATACTTTGGACACTCTGAGCAGATATCTCAGGAAAGGTACCAGTATGTTGACTGTGGAAGGAACACGACTTACCAGTTGGCCCAGTCTGAGTATCTAAATGTCCTTCAGCCACAACAGTAA